The following are from one region of the Capsicum annuum cultivar UCD-10X-F1 chromosome 1, UCD10Xv1.1, whole genome shotgun sequence genome:
- the LOC107855931 gene encoding uncharacterized protein LOC107855931 isoform X4, with protein sequence MAYSSYSSIPKKPLSSILIPSPKIIFNKHLPFVTPSIFPYLGSYCTWSVSRVSPCVAETDEHHHASPGLVAKEYSDLNLPEKFSEDVGNLRIRQHVNPLRRVLMIPAEAPDWKEVFEDATLPLMVDIGSGSGRFLMWLAKRNTSSMNYLGLEIRPKLVTRAEYWVNELGLKNVHFISTNAMVSFQRVISTYPGPLMLVSILCPDPHFKKKHHKRRVVQKPLVDAIVNNLAHGGQ encoded by the exons ATGGCTTACTCCTCGTACTCAAGCATACCCAAAAAACCATTAAGCTCAATCCTCATTCCCTCGCCCAAAATAATCTTCAACAAACACCTCCCTTTTGTAACTCCATCAATTTTCCCCTATCTTGGAAGCTATTGCACTTGGTCAGTGTCGCGTGTTTCACCTTGTGTAGCTGAGACGGATGAACACCATCACGCAAGTCCTGGACTTGTTGCTAAAGAATATTCTGACCTTAATCTTCCTGAAAAATTCTCTGAG GATGTTGGCAATCTTCGAATAAGGCAGCATGTCAATCCTCTGCGACGCGTTCTCATG ATTCCTGCAGAAGCACCAGACTGGAAGGAGGTGTTCGAGGATGCAACATTGCCTCTGATGGTGGATATTGGGAGTG GTAGTGGGAGATTTCTTATGTGGCTTGCTAAGAGAAATACTTCATCCATGAATTATCTGGGATTGGAAATTCGGCCTAAG TTGGTCACACGGGCTGAGTACTGGGTAAACGAGCTGGGTCTGAAAAATGT ACATTTTATCTCTACGAATGCCATGGTTTCCTTCCAACGCGTTATATCTACATATCCTGGACCATTAATGCTAGTTTCAATCTTG TGCCCAGATCCACACTTCAAGAAAAAACATCATAAAAGAAGAGTGGTGCAGAAGCCTTTGGTTGACGCCATAGTGAATAATTTAGCACATGGTGGACAG TGA
- the LOC107855931 gene encoding uncharacterized protein LOC107855931 isoform X2 — MAYSSYSSIPKKPLSSILIPSPKIIFNKHLPFVTPSIFPYLGSYCTWSVSRVSPCVAETDEHHHASPGLVAKEYSDLNLPEKFSEDVGNLRIRQHVNPLRRVLMIPAEAPDWKEVFEDATLPLMVDIGSGSGRFLMWLAKRNTSSMNYLGLEIRPKLVTRAEYWVNELGLKNVHFISTNAMVSFQRVISTYPGPLMLVSILCPDPHFKKKHHKRRVVQKPLVDAIVNNLAHGGQVFIQSDVLDVALDMRNYFNAVPDKLVHIDSVDPSLPCDSDGWVLNNPMGIRTEREIHAEFEGCKIYRRVYQKVQH, encoded by the exons ATGGCTTACTCCTCGTACTCAAGCATACCCAAAAAACCATTAAGCTCAATCCTCATTCCCTCGCCCAAAATAATCTTCAACAAACACCTCCCTTTTGTAACTCCATCAATTTTCCCCTATCTTGGAAGCTATTGCACTTGGTCAGTGTCGCGTGTTTCACCTTGTGTAGCTGAGACGGATGAACACCATCACGCAAGTCCTGGACTTGTTGCTAAAGAATATTCTGACCTTAATCTTCCTGAAAAATTCTCTGAG GATGTTGGCAATCTTCGAATAAGGCAGCATGTCAATCCTCTGCGACGCGTTCTCATG ATTCCTGCAGAAGCACCAGACTGGAAGGAGGTGTTCGAGGATGCAACATTGCCTCTGATGGTGGATATTGGGAGTG GTAGTGGGAGATTTCTTATGTGGCTTGCTAAGAGAAATACTTCATCCATGAATTATCTGGGATTGGAAATTCGGCCTAAG TTGGTCACACGGGCTGAGTACTGGGTAAACGAGCTGGGTCTGAAAAATGT ACATTTTATCTCTACGAATGCCATGGTTTCCTTCCAACGCGTTATATCTACATATCCTGGACCATTAATGCTAGTTTCAATCTTG TGCCCAGATCCACACTTCAAGAAAAAACATCATAAAAGAAGAGTGGTGCAGAAGCCTTTGGTTGACGCCATAGTGAATAATTTAGCACATGGTGGACAG GTCTTTATACAATCTGATGTGCTCGATGTGGCGCTTGACATGAGGAATTATTTTAATGCTGTGCCTGATAAACTTGTACATATAGATAGTGTTGACCCAAGTTTACCTTGTGATAGTGATGGATGGGTTTTGAACAATCCTATGGGGATAAGAACTGAAAGGGAGATCCATGCAGAGTTTGAAGGTTGCAAAATCTACAGAAGGGTCTACCAAAAAGTCCAACATTAA
- the LOC107855931 gene encoding uncharacterized protein LOC107855931 isoform X3, with protein MAYSSYSSIPKKPLSSILIPSPKIIFNKHLPFVTPSIFPYLGSYCTWSVSRVSPCVAETDEHHHASPGLVAKEYSDLNLPEKFSEDVGNLRIRQHVNPLRRVLMIPAEAPDWKEVFEDATLPLMVDIGSGSGRFLMWLAKRNTSSMNYLGLEIRPKLVTRAEYWVNELGLKNVHFISTNAMVSFQRVISTYPGPLMLVSILCPDPHFKKKHHKRRVVQKPLVDAIVNNLAHGGQISDL; from the exons ATGGCTTACTCCTCGTACTCAAGCATACCCAAAAAACCATTAAGCTCAATCCTCATTCCCTCGCCCAAAATAATCTTCAACAAACACCTCCCTTTTGTAACTCCATCAATTTTCCCCTATCTTGGAAGCTATTGCACTTGGTCAGTGTCGCGTGTTTCACCTTGTGTAGCTGAGACGGATGAACACCATCACGCAAGTCCTGGACTTGTTGCTAAAGAATATTCTGACCTTAATCTTCCTGAAAAATTCTCTGAG GATGTTGGCAATCTTCGAATAAGGCAGCATGTCAATCCTCTGCGACGCGTTCTCATG ATTCCTGCAGAAGCACCAGACTGGAAGGAGGTGTTCGAGGATGCAACATTGCCTCTGATGGTGGATATTGGGAGTG GTAGTGGGAGATTTCTTATGTGGCTTGCTAAGAGAAATACTTCATCCATGAATTATCTGGGATTGGAAATTCGGCCTAAG TTGGTCACACGGGCTGAGTACTGGGTAAACGAGCTGGGTCTGAAAAATGT ACATTTTATCTCTACGAATGCCATGGTTTCCTTCCAACGCGTTATATCTACATATCCTGGACCATTAATGCTAGTTTCAATCTTG TGCCCAGATCCACACTTCAAGAAAAAACATCATAAAAGAAGAGTGGTGCAGAAGCCTTTGGTTGACGCCATAGTGAATAATTTAGCACATGGTGGACAG ataagtgatttgtaa
- the LOC107855931 gene encoding uncharacterized protein LOC107855931 isoform X1 → MAYSSYSSIPKKPLSSILIPSPKIIFNKHLPFVTPSIFPYLGSYCTWSVSRVSPCVAETDEHHHASPGLVAKEYSDLNLPEKFSEDRKMGQTISIGHESQGLYHLTSSNSFAACSTTALPDLIHKRLGHPSLSKLQKMVPSLSSLSTLDCESCQLEKHSRATFSRSIESRSRSIFSLVHFDIWGPSRVSSPLGFRYFVTFIDDFSKCTWVYLMKDRSELFSIFKSFCAEIQNQFGVSIRAFRSDNALEYLCSLFQEFMTHQGMIHQTSCPYTPQQNGIAERKNRHLIETARTLLIESHVSLHFWGDAVLAFCYLINRIPSSLIQNKVLHSILFPQSHLYFIPPRVFRSTCFVHNLAPGKDKLAPRAFKCVFLGYSRVQKGYRCYSPDLGRYLMSADVTFFESQPFYISSDHLNFFEVLPTPPVLPTLILEESTVTSQSPATMPPLLTYPRRPRPVPVPDDSCRAHDASPTADLPLPS, encoded by the exons ATGGCTTACTCCTCGTACTCAAGCATACCCAAAAAACCATTAAGCTCAATCCTCATTCCCTCGCCCAAAATAATCTTCAACAAACACCTCCCTTTTGTAACTCCATCAATTTTCCCCTATCTTGGAAGCTATTGCACTTGGTCAGTGTCGCGTGTTTCACCTTGTGTAGCTGAGACGGATGAACACCATCACGCAAGTCCTGGACTTGTTGCTAAAGAATATTCTGACCTTAATCTTCCTGAAAAATTCTCTGAG GACCGCAAAATGGGACAGACAATTAGCATAGGACATGAATCACAGggcctttaccatcttacctcttcaaattccttcGCAGCATGCTCCACTACAGCTCTTCCCGACCTTATTCACAAACGTTTGGGACATCCTagtctatccaagctacaaaagatggtgcctagtttgtctagtctatccacattagattgtgagtcgtgTCAACTTGAGAAACACAGCCGTGCTACTTTTTCACGTAGTATTGAGAGTCGCTCAAggtctattttctcattagttcatttcgatatttggggtcctagtagagttAGTTCACCCTTGGGATTTCGTTACTTTGTTACTTTCATCGATGATTTTTCAAAATGTACTTGGGTTTACTTAATGAAAGATCGTTCCGAGTTAttctctatattcaaaagtttttgtgctgaaatacaaaatcaatttggtgtttctattcgtgcttttcgtagtgataatgccttagaatacttatgCTCCCTGTTTCAGGAGTTCATGACCCATCAAGGAATGATTCACCAAACATCATGTCCATACACTCCTCAACAAAACGGTATagcagaaaggaaaaatagacatCTCATTGAGACTGctcgcactcttctcattgaatcccatgttTCACTGCATTTTTGGGGCGATGCGGTCCTCGCATTTTGCTATCTCATTAACAGAATTCCATCATCTTTGATCCAGAATAAGGTTCTGCATTCCATACTATTTCCTCAATCACATCTCTACTTTATCCCCCCTCGTGTTTTTAGGAGcacatgttttgttcataacttagccccgggaaaagataaattagcccctcgtgctttcaaatgtgtcttccttggttactctcgagttcaaaaagggtatcgATGTTATTCACCTGATCTGGGTCGCTACCTTATGTCCgctgatgtcacattctttgaatctcaacCTTTCTATATATCTTCTGATCATCTTAATTTCTTTGAGGTTTTACCCACACCTCCAGTCTTACCCACACTAATCTTAGAGGAATCTACGGTTACTTCTCAATCTCCAGCTACAATGCCACCACTTTTGACTTATCCCCGCCGTCCACGTCCAGTTCCAGTTCCAGATGATTCATGTCGTGCGCATGACGCTTCCCCTACCGCGGACCTGCCTCTTCCTAGTTAA